The proteins below come from a single Miscanthus floridulus cultivar M001 chromosome 1, ASM1932011v1, whole genome shotgun sequence genomic window:
- the LOC136500538 gene encoding COBRA-like protein 7, whose product MAGSVAPHAVVLGLLLLAGLAAAQRGTTPAAAAAPAPDPGCNGIELTYNFGDRTKIRPFVSDKNKQPYAFRANVTVRNSGTRPLKSWAALVTFGYDEILVGVDGAVLTGGGDLPYNTTEDAGNATSFSGYPQTDLLTPIATAGDLSQIQASVGIVGTLFAGPGFDPLPTALSLDDPAYACPAATNLTSKVLSTCCVLTPEAEANATVIDANATDPTKNFLPRGTGDLVITYDVLQAYPSSYLALVTLENNAKLGRLDNWRLSWEWRRGEFIYSMKGAHPSEVDTSGCIYGAPGQYYQSLDFSQVLNCDRKPVILDLPLSRYNDTQIGKIDNCCRNGTILPKSMDEAQSKSAFQMQVFKMPPDLNRTKLFPPANFKIAGASSLNPDYTCGQPVPVSPTAFPDPSGLDSTTLAVATWQVVCNITTTKGAKPKCCVTFSAYYNDSVIPCNTCACGCPANRRGPTCSTTAQSMLLPPEALLVPFDNRSQKALAWAELKHYNVPRPMPCGDFCGVSINWHVSTDYNKGWSARVTLFNWEDVDMANWFAAIVMDKAYDGFEKAYSFNATAVGKNTIFMQGLEGLSYLVKQTNMSGIDYLVPGKQQSVLSFTKKLTPGINVVAGDGFPTKVFFNGDECATPQRIPMSSGFGNHLSSGLALVLFLAASAFLLLQQ is encoded by the coding sequence ATGGCTGGCTCCGTAGCTCCCCACGCTGTGGTCCTCGGTCTCCTCCTGCTCGCGGGGCTCGCGGCGGCGCAGAGGGGgacgacgccggcggcggcggcggcccccgCGCCCGACCCCGGCTGCAACGGCATCGAGCTCACGTACAACTTCGGGGACCGCACCAAGATCCGGCCCTTCGTCAGCGACAAGAACAAGCAGCCCTACGCCTTCCGCGCCAACGTCACCGTGCGCAACTCCGGCACGCGCCCGCTCAAGTCGTGGGCGGCGCTCGTCACATTCGGCTACGACGAGATCCTCGTCGGCGTCGACGGCGCCGTGCTCACGGGCGGCGGCGACCTGCCGTACAACACCACGGaggacgccggcaacgccacctcCTTCTCCGGGTACCCGCAGACGGACCTCCTCACGCCCATCGCCACCGCCGGGGACCTGTCGCAGATCCAGGCCTCCGTCGGCATCGTCGGCACGCTCTTCGCCGGGCCCGGCTTCGACCCGCTCCCCACGGCGCTGTCGCTGGACGACCCGGCCTACGCTTGCCCGGCGGCGACCAACCTCACCTCTAAGGTGCTGTCCACGTGCTGCGTCCTCACGCCGGAGGCCGAGGCCAACGCCACTGTCATCGACGCCAACGCCACCGACCCGACCAAGAATTTCCTGCCGCGCGGCACCGGCGACCTCGTCATCACCTACGACGTGCTCCAGGCCTACCCCTCCAGCTACCTTGCGCTCGTCACGCTCGAGAACAACGCCAAGCTCGGCCGCCTCGACAACTGGCGGCTGTCGTGGGAGTGGCGGCGCGGCGAGTTCATCTACTCCATGAAGGGCGCTCACCCATCAGAGGTGGACACCTCGGGCTGTATCTATGGGGCGCCTGGGCAGTACTACCAGAGCCTTGATTTCTCGCAGGTGCTCAATTGTGACCGCAAGCCGGTGATCCTTGACCTGCCGCTGTCCCGGTACAATGACACCCAGATTGGGAAGATTGACAACTGCTGCAGGAATGGGACAATCTTGCCCAAGTCCATGGATGAGGCACAGTCGAAATCGGCATTCCAGATGCAAGTTTTCAAGATGCCACCAGACCTGAACCGGACTAAGCTATTCCCCCCTGCCAATTTCAAGATCGCCGGTGCATCATCGCTGAACCCAGACTATACCTGCGGCCAGCCAGTGCCTGTCAGCCCAACTGCGTTCCCAGACCCGAGCGGGCTTGACTCGACGACGCTTGCTGTGGCAACATGGCAGGTGGTGTGCAACATTACCACAACAAAGGGGGCCAAGCCCAAGTGCTGTGTGACCTTCTCGGCGTACTACAACGACTCAGTGATCCCCTGCAACACCTGCGCCTGTGGGTGCCCTGCAAACAGGCGAGGTCCAACGTGCAGCACGACTGCACAATCCATGCTCCTGCCACCAGAGGCGCTGCTTGTGCCATTCGACAACCGCTCACAGAAGGCGTTGGCGTGGGCTGAGCTGAAGCATTACAATGTGCCCCGGCCAATGCCTTGCGGTGACTTCTGTGGCGTGAGCATCAATTGGCACGTATCGACAGACTACAACAAGGGCTGGAGCGCTCGGGTGACATTGTTCAACTGGGAGGATGTCGACATGGCCAATTGGTTTGCTGCCATCGTCATGGACAAGGCGTATGACGGCTTTGAGAAGGCGTACTCATTCAACGCCACCGCAGTGGGCAAGAACACAATCTTTATGCAGGGTTTGGAGGGGCTTAGTTACCTGGTGAAGCAGACCAACATGAGTGGGATCGACTACCTTGTGCCCGGTAAGCAACAGTCAGTCCTCTCATTCACCAAGAAGCTGACCCCGGGGATAAATGTTGTTGCTGGAgatggcttcccaacaaaggtctTCTTCAATGGCGACGAATGTGCTACGCCGCAGAGAATTCCAATGAGCAGTGGGTTCGGCAACCATCTCAGCAGTGGCCTTGCTTTGGTCTTGTTCCTTGCTGCTTCGGCTTTCCTATTGCTTCAGCAATGA